Proteins encoded together in one Oncorhynchus mykiss isolate Arlee chromosome 7, USDA_OmykA_1.1, whole genome shotgun sequence window:
- the LOC110528422 gene encoding uncharacterized protein LOC110528422, giving the protein MHSSVFYFTVQKPVISTSHNEEDFIITCLIPGLAGNDTTCNLYIGEKNKPFLKTRIWKKKTRKAKRWYCTFSVTEDDLIRHLQSVRSKEVSCDYRVSSGPNSLSPRSDGYSFTDLVEVHISDPTTITAGLTSPLTPSTAVNPTSGWTVLSTLTTDTANISTEGGQSYTESEVFSNSQESVTACSTVASTLTLDITVRPTTSLTSPLTPSTAVTPTSGSTVRSTLTTDTTLSPTEAGQVWQAAVAVVSGVGVFLVGLTAFCLCRSTSKYF; this is encoded by the exons ATGCATAGCAGTGTGTTCTACTTCACAGTTCAGAAACCAGTGATTAGTACCAGTCATAATGAGGAGGATTTCATCATCACCTGTTTGATTCCTGGACTTGCTGGTAACGACACCACCTGTAACCTGTATATTGGAGAGAAGAATAAGCCATTCTTGAAAACGCGGATATGGAAAAAGAAAACCCGAAAAGCCAAACGATGGTACTGTACATTCTCTGTGACCGAAGACGATCTGATCAGACATCTACAGTCAGTGAGGAGTAAGGAGGTGAGCTGTGACTACAGAGTGAGCTCAGgaccaaactctctctctccacgtagTGATGGGTACAGCTTTACAG ATCTGGTGGAAGTTCACATTAGTGATCCAACAACTATTACTGCAG GATTGACCTCTCCTTTGACCCCCAGCACAGCAGTGAATCCTACGTCAG GTTGGACTGTTCTTTCTACTTTGACCACGGACACCGCAAATATTTCAACTGAAG GAGGTCAAAGCTACACAGAAAGTGAGGTTTTTTCAAACAGTCAAGAAAGCGTTACAG CATGTTCAACTGTTGCTTCTACTTTGACCCTTGACATCACAGTGAGACCAACTACCA gTTTGACCTCTCCTTTGACCCCCAGCACAGCAGTGACTCCTACATCAG GTTCGACTGTTCGTTCAACTTTGACTACTGACACCACACTGAGTCCAACGGAAG CGGGGCAGGTTTGGCAGGCAGCAGTGGCTGTGGTTTCTGGAGTGGGTGTGTTCCTGGTGGGATTGACTGCTTTCTGTCTCTGCAGGAGCACCAGTAAGTACTTCTGA